One genomic segment of Helicobacter pylori NQ4053 includes these proteins:
- the guaA gene encoding glutamine-hydrolyzing GMP synthase: protein MILVLDFGSQYTQLIARRLRESGIYAEIVPFFESVENIQKKAPKGLILSGGPASVYAKDAYKPNGKIFDLNVPILGICYGMQYLVDFFGGVVVGANEQEFGKAVLEITQNSVIFEGVKIKSLVWMSHMDKVIELPKGFTTLAKSPNSPYCAIENGKIFGLQFHPEVIQSEEGGKILENFALLVCGCEKTWGMQHFAQREIARLKEKIANAKVLCAVSGGVDSTVVATLLHRAIKDNLIAVFVDHGLLRKNEKEKVQAMFKDLQIPLNTIDAKEIFLSKLRGVSEPELKRKIIGETFIEVFEKEAKKHHLKGKIEFLAQGTLYPDVIESVSVKGPSKVIKTHHNVGGLPEWMDFKLIEPLRELFKDEVRSLGKELGVSQDFLMRHPFPGPGLAVRILGEISESKIKRLQEADFIFIEELKKANLYDKVWQAFCVLLNVNSVGVMGDNRTYENAICLRAVNASDGMTASFSFLEHSFLEKVSNRITNEVNGINRVVYDITSKPPGTIEWE from the coding sequence ATGATTTTAGTATTAGATTTTGGGAGCCAATACACACAGCTGATTGCTAGAAGATTGAGAGAGAGTGGGATTTATGCAGAAATAGTCCCTTTTTTTGAAAGCGTAGAAAACATTCAAAAAAAAGCCCCTAAAGGTTTGATTTTGAGTGGGGGGCCAGCGAGCGTGTATGCTAAAGACGCTTACAAGCCTAACGGGAAAATCTTTGATTTGAATGTGCCGATTTTAGGGATTTGCTACGGCATGCAATATTTGGTGGATTTTTTTGGGGGGGTAGTGGTTGGTGCGAATGAGCAAGAATTTGGTAAGGCTGTTTTAGAAATCACTCAAAATTCTGTGATTTTTGAAGGCGTGAAGATTAAAAGCCTTGTGTGGATGAGCCATATGGATAAAGTCATAGAATTGCCTAAAGGCTTCACTACCCTTGCAAAAAGCCCTAATTCGCCCTATTGCGCGATTGAAAACGGCAAGATTTTTGGCTTGCAATTCCACCCAGAAGTCATTCAAAGCGAAGAAGGGGGTAAGATTTTAGAAAATTTTGCCCTTTTAGTTTGCGGCTGTGAAAAAACTTGGGGGATGCAGCATTTCGCTCAAAGAGAAATCGCGCGATTGAAAGAAAAAATTGCTAACGCTAAGGTGCTGTGCGCGGTGAGTGGGGGCGTGGATTCTACGGTGGTCGCTACGCTATTACACAGAGCCATTAAGGATAATTTGATCGCTGTTTTTGTGGATCATGGCTTGTTGCGTAAAAATGAAAAAGAAAAAGTCCAAGCGATGTTTAAAGACTTGCAAATCCCTTTAAACACGATAGACGCTAAAGAAATCTTTTTGTCTAAATTAAGGGGCGTGAGCGAGCCTGAATTGAAGCGAAAAATCATCGGCGAAACCTTTATTGAAGTGTTTGAAAAAGAAGCCAAGAAGCACCATTTAAAAGGCAAAATTGAATTTTTAGCCCAAGGCACTTTATACCCTGATGTGATTGAATCCGTGAGCGTTAAAGGGCCTTCAAAAGTGATCAAAACCCATCATAATGTGGGCGGACTGCCTGAATGGATGGATTTTAAACTCATAGAGCCTTTAAGGGAATTGTTTAAAGATGAGGTGCGATCGTTAGGTAAAGAATTAGGCGTTAGCCAGGATTTTTTAATGCGCCACCCCTTTCCAGGGCCTGGACTTGCTGTAAGGATTTTAGGCGAAATCAGTGAGAGTAAGATCAAACGCTTGCAAGAAGCGGATTTTATCTTTATAGAGGAGCTTAAAAAAGCCAATTTGTATGACAAGGTTTGGCAAGCTTTTTGCGTGCTGTTGAATGTCAATTCTGTGGGGGTTATGGGGGATAATCGCACTTATGAAAACGCTATTTGTTTGAGAGCGGTAAACGCGAGCGATGGCATGACGGCGAGCTTTTCGTTTTTAGAGCATTCTTTTTTAGAAAAGGTTTCTAACCGCATCACTAATGAAGTGAATGGTATTAATAGGGTGGTGTATGATATTACCTCTAAGCCGCCAGGAACGATTGAATGGGAATGA
- a CDS encoding molybdopterin guanine dinucleotide-containing S/N-oxide reductase, whose amino-acid sequence MSISRRSILKKIPIALASVNVLKAVGVFEKIESIPHATHFGPFIAKVQNGVIKDIVPQKSDYNPTMMLKAMADRVYSDSRVKYPCVRKSFLENKKNHKELRGREEFVRVSWDVALDLAAKKLKEIPKENIYNASYGGWGHAGSLHRCHHLTWRFFNTTLGGAIGTDGEYGNGAAARINPMIVGDMEVYSQQTTHEEMIKNCKVYVMWGADLFKCNRIDYFVPNHVNDSYYPKYKRAGIKFISIDPIYTETAQAFSAEWIPIRPNTDVALMLGMMHYLYTSNQYDKAFIAKYTDGFDKFLPYLLGESDNAPKTLEWASQITGVSAEKIKELADLFVSKRTFLAGNWAMQRAQHGEQPDWALIVLASMIGQVGLSGGGFGFSMHYGGNAQASSGARVVPMISQGHNSVKSVIPASRISEAILNPDKEIDFMGKKLKLPKIKMIYNCGANLLGHEADTNELIRALRTLDCVIVHEPWWTPTAKFADIIFASTSTMERDDITFGGSYSKNVVYAMRKVVEPVYESKDDYEIFRQLALRVGGNETEQRFTESKSYMEWIKGLYEKSDGPTLKSFDQFWRDGFVEFEIPENARKFVRHAKFRQDPINNKLDTESGKIQIFSQKCADFKLADFKGHPTWFEPAEWLGSKMAEIYPFHLISPHPKYRVNSQLDNTWVRNVYKIQGREPVMINELDANKLGIRHGEIVEVFNARGRLLAGAFVTKNIRQGVLSIQKGAWYDPEDERVRNPRCNGGHVNTLTSSRPTSSMTQAISANTALVNIRRLRRYELVKPYHSISTPSIIGA is encoded by the coding sequence ATGTCCATTTCACGCAGGAGTATCCTAAAAAAAATCCCAATCGCGCTCGCTAGCGTTAATGTTTTAAAAGCTGTTGGTGTTTTTGAAAAAATAGAATCCATTCCGCATGCAACGCATTTTGGCCCCTTTATCGCAAAGGTTCAAAATGGAGTGATTAAAGATATTGTCCCTCAAAAGAGCGATTATAACCCTACTATGATGTTAAAAGCGATGGCAGATAGGGTGTATTCAGATAGTAGGGTGAAGTATCCTTGCGTGCGCAAGAGTTTCTTAGAAAACAAAAAAAACCACAAAGAATTGCGCGGGAGAGAAGAGTTTGTGCGCGTGAGTTGGGATGTGGCGTTGGATTTAGCGGCTAAAAAGCTTAAAGAAATCCCTAAAGAAAACATTTATAATGCCAGTTATGGTGGTTGGGGGCATGCGGGCAGCTTGCATCGTTGCCATCATTTAACATGGCGTTTTTTTAATACGACTTTAGGGGGGGCTATTGGCACTGATGGGGAATATGGCAATGGTGCGGCTGCAAGAATAAACCCTATGATTGTAGGGGATATGGAAGTTTATTCGCAACAAACCACGCATGAAGAGATGATTAAAAATTGTAAGGTGTATGTCATGTGGGGGGCGGATTTATTCAAGTGCAACCGCATTGATTATTTTGTGCCAAACCATGTCAATGACAGCTACTACCCTAAGTATAAAAGAGCTGGTATTAAATTCATTAGTATCGATCCCATTTATACCGAAACCGCTCAAGCCTTCAGTGCTGAATGGATACCCATTCGCCCTAACACTGATGTAGCGTTAATGCTAGGCATGATGCATTATCTTTATACAAGCAATCAATATGATAAAGCGTTTATCGCTAAATACACTGATGGTTTTGATAAATTTTTACCCTATTTGCTAGGAGAGAGCGATAATGCGCCTAAGACTTTAGAATGGGCGTCTCAAATCACTGGAGTGAGCGCAGAAAAAATCAAAGAATTAGCGGATTTGTTTGTCTCTAAGCGCACTTTTTTAGCGGGTAATTGGGCCATGCAAAGAGCTCAGCATGGCGAGCAACCGGATTGGGCGTTAATTGTTTTAGCCAGTATGATTGGTCAAGTGGGCTTATCGGGTGGGGGCTTTGGCTTTTCTATGCATTATGGAGGCAACGCTCAAGCAAGCTCTGGGGCAAGAGTTGTCCCCATGATTTCACAAGGGCATAATTCTGTAAAAAGCGTTATTCCAGCATCTAGAATTTCTGAAGCGATTTTAAATCCGGATAAAGAAATTGATTTTATGGGTAAAAAACTCAAATTGCCTAAAATCAAAATGATCTATAATTGTGGGGCGAATTTATTAGGGCATGAAGCTGATACAAACGAGCTGATTCGCGCTTTAAGGACCTTAGATTGCGTGATCGTGCATGAGCCTTGGTGGACGCCTACAGCGAAATTTGCTGATATTATTTTTGCTTCCACTAGCACTATGGAAAGAGATGATATTACTTTTGGGGGGAGTTATTCTAAGAACGTGGTTTATGCCATGCGTAAGGTGGTAGAGCCTGTTTATGAATCTAAAGACGATTATGAGATTTTCAGGCAGCTCGCTTTACGCGTTGGGGGTAATGAAACAGAGCAGCGATTCACTGAATCTAAGAGTTACATGGAATGGATTAAGGGTCTTTATGAAAAAAGCGATGGCCCTACTTTGAAATCGTTTGATCAGTTTTGGAGGGATGGCTTTGTGGAGTTTGAAATCCCTGAAAACGCGAGAAAGTTTGTGCGTCATGCGAAATTCAGGCAAGATCCTATTAACAATAAACTGGATACAGAGAGCGGGAAAATTCAAATTTTTTCTCAAAAATGCGCGGATTTTAAACTGGCCGATTTTAAAGGGCATCCTACTTGGTTTGAGCCAGCTGAGTGGCTAGGCTCTAAAATGGCTGAGATTTATCCGTTCCATTTAATCTCTCCGCACCCAAAATACCGTGTCAATTCACAGCTTGATAACACTTGGGTTAGGAATGTGTATAAAATTCAAGGCAGAGAACCTGTAATGATCAACGAACTAGACGCTAATAAATTAGGCATTAGGCATGGTGAAATTGTAGAAGTGTTTAACGCTAGGGGGAGGTTGTTAGCAGGGGCGTTTGTAACTAAGAATATCCGTCAAGGGGTTTTGAGTATCCAAAAAGGGGCGTGGTATGACCCAGAAGATGAGAGGGTTAGAAACCCACGATGCAATGGAGGGCATGTGAATACGCTCACTTCTTCGCGCCCTACAAGCAGCATGACACAAGCCATTTCAGCCAATACCGCCTTAGTCAATATCAGAAGACTTAGAAGGTATGAATTAGTCAAACCCTATCATTCTATTTCAACACCAAGCATCATTGGGGCTTAA
- a CDS encoding DUF3972 domain-containing protein, which yields MDILDLNKAQATQQNEQEVEDKEKESKEPVVLEDLSALAWLELEEFSRLSGIPKERILELVNLGKIKSKISHNKLLIDASSGTNALIKKVENNLISMDMNGRSLEPVFVEKTINTILNLHDKVISAKDETISAFKNENMFLKDALISMQEVYEEDKKTIDLLRDELNQAREEIEFMKRKYRLMWGKVADMSSVNKK from the coding sequence TTGGATATTTTAGATTTGAACAAAGCGCAAGCGACACAACAAAATGAGCAAGAAGTAGAGGATAAAGAAAAAGAGTCTAAAGAGCCGGTGGTTTTAGAAGATTTGAGCGCTTTAGCATGGCTTGAATTAGAAGAGTTTAGCCGCCTTTCAGGGATTCCTAAAGAAAGGATTTTGGAATTAGTGAATCTTGGTAAAATCAAGAGCAAAATAAGCCACAACAAGCTCTTAATTGATGCGAGCAGCGGGACAAACGCTTTAATCAAAAAGGTAGAAAATAATTTGATTTCTATGGATATGAACGGGCGTTCTTTAGAGCCTGTGTTTGTGGAAAAGACCATTAACACGATTTTAAATTTGCATGATAAAGTCATTAGCGCTAAAGATGAAACGATTTCAGCCTTTAAAAATGAAAACATGTTTTTAAAAGACGCTTTAATCTCTATGCAAGAAGTCTATGAAGAAGATAAAAAAACCATCGATCTTTTGCGAGATGAACTCAATCAAGCGAGAGAAGAAATTGAATTTATGAAGAGGAAATACCGCTTGATGTGGGGGAAAGTCGCTGACATGAGCAGCGTGAATAAAAAGTAG
- a CDS encoding aminotransferase class V-fold PLP-dependent enzyme: MQAFLNRSFAPLLNPNESPLEQVKSSIILKKGVSYFDWGASGLASALVEKRVKSLLPYYANAHSIASKHAILMGMLLKECQEKLKRSLNLSANHCVLSAGYGASSAIKKFQEILGVCIPSKTKKNLEPYLKDMALKRVIVGPYEHHSNEISWREGLCEVVRIPLNEHGLLDLEILEQTLKKSPNSLVSMSAASNVTGLLTPLKEVSLLCKEYKAALALDLANFSAHANPKDCEYQTGFYAPHKLLGGIGGCGLLGISKDLIDTQIAPSFSAGGVIKYANCTRHEFIDELPLREEFGTPGLLQFYRSALAYQLRDECGLDFIHKKENNLLRVLVHGLKDLPAINIYGNLTASRVGVVAFNIGGISPYDLARVLSYEYAIETRAGCSCAGPYGHDLLNLNAQKSSDFNAKPGWLRVSLHFTHSINDIDYLLDSLKKAVKKLR, translated from the coding sequence GTGCAAGCGTTTTTAAACAGGAGTTTTGCCCCCTTACTCAACCCTAACGAGAGCCCTTTAGAACAGGTTAAATCCAGTATTATTTTAAAAAAAGGGGTGTCTTATTTTGACTGGGGGGCTTCAGGTTTGGCGAGCGCTTTAGTGGAAAAGCGCGTGAAATCCTTACTGCCTTATTACGCGAACGCTCATTCCATCGCTTCTAAACATGCGATTTTAATGGGCATGCTTTTAAAAGAATGCCAAGAAAAGTTGAAGCGTTCTTTAAATTTGAGCGCTAATCATTGCGTGTTGAGCGCGGGGTATGGGGCGAGTTCAGCGATTAAGAAATTTCAAGAAATTTTAGGGGTGTGTATCCCTTCAAAAACGAAGAAAAATTTAGAGCCGTATTTGAAAGATATGGCTTTAAAGCGTGTGATTGTAGGGCCTTATGAACATCATTCTAATGAAATTAGCTGGCGTGAAGGCTTGTGTGAAGTGGTGCGTATCCCTTTAAACGAACATGGCTTATTGGATTTAGAAATTTTAGAGCAAACTTTAAAAAAATCCCCTAACAGCTTGGTTTCTATGAGCGCGGCTTCTAATGTAACGGGACTGCTTACGCCCTTAAAAGAAGTTTCATTATTGTGTAAGGAATATAAGGCCGCTTTGGCTTTGGATTTAGCGAATTTTAGCGCGCATGCTAACCCTAAGGATTGCGAATACCAAACCGGTTTTTATGCGCCTCATAAGCTTTTAGGGGGCATTGGAGGGTGCGGTCTTTTAGGCATTTCTAAAGATTTGATTGACACGCAGATCGCCCCGAGTTTTAGCGCAGGGGGCGTGATTAAATACGCTAATTGCACACGGCATGAATTTATTGATGAATTGCCCTTGAGGGAAGAGTTTGGCACGCCAGGATTGTTGCAATTTTACAGGAGCGCTCTAGCGTATCAATTGAGAGATGAATGCGGTTTGGATTTTATCCATAAGAAAGAAAACAACCTTTTAAGAGTGCTTGTGCATGGCTTAAAAGACTTGCCCGCTATTAATATTTATGGGAATTTAACGGCGAGTCGTGTGGGGGTAGTGGCTTTTAATATTGGAGGGATTTCGCCCTATGATTTAGCGAGAGTTTTAAGCTATGAATACGCTATTGAGACCCGGGCAGGTTGCTCTTGCGCGGGGCCTTATGGGCATGATTTATTGAATCTTAACGCTCAAAAGTCAAGCGATTTTAACGCTAAACCCGGATGGCTTAGAGTGAGCTTACACTTCACGCATTCCATAAACGATATTGATTATTTGCTAGACAGCTTGAAAAAAGCGGTTAAAAAATTGCGTTAA
- a CDS encoding histidine triad nucleotide-binding protein, translating to MNVFEKIIQGEIPCSKILENERFLSFYDINPKAKVHALVIPKQSIQDFNGITPELMAQMTSFIFEVVEKLGIKEKGYKLLTNVGKNAGQEVMHLHFHILSGDKH from the coding sequence ATGAATGTGTTTGAGAAAATAATCCAAGGCGAAATCCCTTGTTCTAAGATTTTAGAAAACGAGCGTTTTTTATCCTTTTATGACATTAACCCTAAAGCTAAAGTGCATGCGTTAGTGATACCCAAACAAAGCATTCAGGATTTTAACGGCATCACCCCAGAGCTTATGGCACAAATGACAAGTTTTATTTTTGAAGTGGTGGAAAAATTAGGCATCAAAGAGAAGGGCTACAAGCTTTTAACCAATGTGGGTAAAAACGCCGGGCAAGAGGTGATGCATTTGCATTTTCATATTTTAAGCGGAGACAAACATTAA
- the pheS gene encoding phenylalanine--tRNA ligase subunit alpha: protein MHTLIERLEKVTNSKELEEARLNALGKKGVFADKFNQLKNLNGEEKNAFAKEIHHYKQAFEKAFEWKKKAILELELEERLKKEKIDVSLFNAIKTSSSHPLNYTKNKIIEFFTPLGYKLEIGSLVEDDFHNFSALNLPPYHPARDMQDTFYFKDHKLLRTHTSPVQIHTMQEQTPPIKMICLGETFRRDYDLTHTPMFHQIEGLVVDQKGNIRFTHLKGVIEDFLHYFFGGVKLKWRSSFFPFTEPSAEVDISCVFCKQEGCRVCSHTGWLEVLGCGMVNNAVFEAIGYENVSGFAFGMGIERLAMLTCQINDLRSFFETDLRVLESF from the coding sequence TTGCACACCTTAATAGAACGCTTAGAAAAGGTTACTAATAGCAAAGAGTTAGAAGAAGCGCGTTTGAATGCTTTGGGTAAAAAAGGGGTTTTTGCGGATAAATTCAACCAGCTCAAAAATCTAAACGGCGAAGAAAAAAACGCCTTTGCTAAAGAAATCCACCACTATAAACAAGCGTTTGAAAAAGCCTTTGAATGGAAAAAAAAGGCTATTTTGGAGCTTGAATTAGAAGAACGCTTGAAAAAAGAAAAAATTGATGTGAGCTTGTTTAACGCTATTAAAACAAGCTCTTCTCACCCTTTGAATTATACTAAAAATAAAATCATTGAATTTTTCACCCCATTAGGATACAAGCTTGAAATCGGCTCTTTAGTGGAAGATGATTTCCATAATTTCAGTGCTTTAAACTTGCCCCCTTACCATCCTGCAAGAGACATGCAAGACACTTTCTATTTTAAAGATCACAAGCTTTTAAGGACCCACACTTCGCCCGTTCAAATCCACACCATGCAAGAACAAACCCCACCCATTAAAATGATCTGTCTAGGCGAAACCTTTAGGCGCGATTATGATTTGACCCACACGCCCATGTTCCACCAAATTGAAGGGCTTGTCGTGGATCAAAAAGGGAATATCCGTTTCACGCACTTAAAGGGCGTGATCGAAGACTTTTTGCATTATTTCTTTGGCGGCGTGAAATTAAAGTGGCGCTCTAGCTTTTTCCCTTTCACAGAGCCAAGCGCTGAAGTGGATATTAGCTGCGTGTTTTGCAAGCAAGAAGGCTGTAGGGTTTGCTCGCACACAGGTTGGCTAGAAGTGTTGGGTTGCGGCATGGTCAATAATGCGGTGTTTGAAGCCATAGGGTATGAGAATGTGAGCGGGTTTGCTTTTGGCATGGGGATTGAAAGATTAGCCATGCTGACTTGTCAAATCAATGATTTACGCAGTTTTTTTGAAACTGATTTGAGAGTGTTGGAGAGTTTTTAA
- the pheT gene encoding phenylalanine--tRNA ligase subunit beta, producing the protein MKLSVNDLNVFVNTPKDIAKLCEDLSRLGLEVESCIPCIAPKNVVVGKILEKAPHKNAEKLSVCQVDIGKEVLQIVCGAKNVAPNQFAPVALNGALIGSTTIAKTELRGVESHGMICSSIELGFPKINDGILELDESVGELVLGKELNEYAPFNTHVLEISLTPNRGDCLSVLGIAREISAFYHTPLKPIKALNFTPKSDLITLSAGENIESHLAYYLVCNYSLKTPLNIKLSLAHNNALSRNDLNNFLEFSTHFSGVIMNAYSLNKTPMDLSVKNDENNLESVYINHQKRSTIAIKHQDQKDLSECLLLEASYTDPISLSLKLHALKDKTLQKDNALIYRSARGSNPNLSDGLNFLSTHLKATILESKQTEHSLKDRALTFQLEDITEILGLAVEKEKIQSILKNLGFKVSVKEPNSKPQILEVIVPNFRHDIKTIQDIAEEILRFVGIDNLISKPLNCVSSKNSNPHYDTHRFFENLKHKALACGFKEVIHYVFYSKEKQQKLGFEVLEDSLELQNPITTELNTLRTSLVCGLLDASLRNKNLGFKSIALYEKGSVYNAKREEVQKLGFLVSGLQKKESYPDAKGKAWDFYSFAECVSKAIGDFSLEKLTTQTPINHPYQSAKIIQNHEIIGVIAKIHPKVIQELDLFESYYAEIDASKLKRPAMLLKPFSIYPSSVRDLTLIIDENTAFSKIKKALKDAQIPNLSEILPLDIFKESHNSIALSVRCVIHSLEKTLNDEEVNSAVQKALEILEKEFNARLKG; encoded by the coding sequence ATGAAACTGAGCGTCAATGATTTGAATGTTTTTGTCAATACGCCTAAAGATATAGCCAAACTCTGTGAGGATTTGAGCCGCTTAGGTTTAGAAGTGGAAAGCTGTATCCCTTGTATCGCTCCTAAAAATGTGGTTGTGGGTAAAATTTTAGAAAAAGCCCCCCATAAAAACGCTGAAAAACTCAGCGTGTGTCAAGTGGATATTGGCAAGGAAGTGTTACAAATCGTGTGTGGGGCTAAAAATGTCGCGCCAAACCAATTTGCGCCAGTCGCTTTAAATGGGGCACTAATCGGCTCAACCACCATCGCTAAAACCGAGCTTAGGGGGGTTGAAAGCCATGGTATGATTTGCTCTAGCATTGAATTAGGTTTTCCTAAAATCAATGATGGCATCTTGGAATTAGATGAGAGCGTTGGGGAGTTGGTTTTAGGGAAAGAATTAAACGAATACGCCCCTTTCAACACGCATGTTTTAGAAATTTCATTGACCCCCAATCGTGGGGATTGCTTGAGCGTTTTAGGTATTGCCAGAGAGATTAGCGCCTTTTATCACACGCCCTTAAAACCTATCAAGGCTTTAAATTTTACGCCAAAAAGCGATTTGATCACGCTTAGTGCGGGTGAAAATATTGAATCGCATCTGGCTTATTATTTGGTTTGCAATTATTCTTTAAAAACCCCTTTAAATATCAAACTTTCGCTCGCTCATAATAATGCCTTAAGCAGGAACGATCTAAACAATTTCTTAGAATTTAGCACGCATTTTAGTGGGGTAATAATGAACGCTTATAGCCTGAATAAAACCCCTATGGATTTGAGCGTGAAAAACGATGAAAACAACCTTGAAAGCGTTTATATCAACCATCAAAAACGCTCCACTATCGCTATCAAGCATCAAGATCAAAAAGATTTGAGCGAGTGTTTGCTTTTAGAGGCGAGCTATACTGATCCGATAAGCCTGTCTTTAAAATTACACGCCCTAAAAGATAAAACGCTTCAAAAAGACAACGCCCTTATTTATAGGAGCGCTAGGGGGAGCAACCCTAATTTATCAGACGGCTTGAATTTTTTAAGCACTCATTTGAAAGCCACGATTTTAGAAAGCAAACAAACTGAGCATTCTTTAAAAGATCGCGCCCTTACATTCCAACTTGAAGACATTACCGAAATTTTGGGGCTTGCTGTAGAAAAAGAAAAAATTCAAAGCATTTTAAAAAATTTAGGCTTTAAAGTCAGCGTAAAAGAGCCAAACTCAAAACCCCAAATTTTAGAGGTTATCGTTCCCAATTTCAGGCATGACATTAAAACGATCCAAGATATTGCTGAAGAAATCTTGCGCTTTGTAGGGATTGATAATTTGATCTCAAAGCCCCTTAATTGTGTCAGTAGCAAAAATTCAAACCCCCATTATGACACGCACCGCTTTTTTGAAAACCTTAAACACAAGGCTCTCGCTTGCGGTTTTAAAGAAGTCATTCATTACGTGTTTTACTCTAAAGAAAAACAGCAAAAACTAGGCTTTGAAGTTTTAGAAGATTCTCTAGAATTGCAAAACCCTATCACAACGGAGTTAAACACCCTAAGAACGAGTCTTGTTTGCGGGCTTTTAGACGCCAGTTTAAGGAATAAAAATTTAGGGTTTAAAAGCATCGCCCTTTATGAAAAGGGGAGCGTGTATAACGCTAAAAGAGAAGAAGTCCAAAAACTAGGCTTTTTAGTAAGCGGCTTACAAAAAAAAGAAAGCTACCCTGACGCTAAAGGCAAGGCGTGGGATTTTTACTCTTTCGCTGAATGCGTTTCAAAAGCTATAGGGGATTTTAGCTTGGAAAAACTAACCACTCAAACCCCCATTAACCACCCCTACCAGAGCGCTAAAATCATTCAAAATCATGAAATCATAGGCGTGATCGCTAAAATCCACCCCAAAGTGATCCAGGAATTGGATTTGTTTGAAAGCTATTACGCTGAGATAGACGCTTCTAAACTCAAACGCCCTGCCATGCTATTAAAACCCTTTAGCATTTACCCTAGCAGTGTGAGGGATTTGACTCTCATCATTGATGAAAATACCGCTTTTAGCAAGATTAAAAAAGCTCTAAAAGACGCTCAAATCCCTAATTTAAGCGAGATTCTACCCCTTGATATTTTTAAAGAAAGTCATAATTCCATAGCCTTAAGCGTGCGTTGCGTGATCCATTCTTTAGAAAAAACCCTGAACGATGAAGAGGTCAATTCAGCCGTGCAAAAAGCGCTTGAAATTTTAGAAAAAGAATTTAACGCCCGCCTTAAGGGATAA
- the aroA gene encoding 3-phosphoshikimate 1-carboxyvinyltransferase, whose product MIELDINASDKSLSHRAVIFSLLAQKPCFVRNFLMGEDCLSSLEIAQNLGAKVENTAKNSFKITPPTAIKEPNKILNCNNSGTSMRLYSGLLSAQKGLFVLSGDNSLNARPMKRIIDPLKAFGAKILGRKDNHFAPLAIVGSPLKACDYESPIASAQVKSTFILSALQAQGISAYKESELSRNHTEIMLKSLGANIHNQDGVLKISPLEKPLEAFDFTIANDPSSAFFFALACAITPKSRLLLKNVLLNPTRIEAFEVLKKMGAHIEYVIQSKDLEVIGDIYIEHAPLKAINIDQNIASLIDEIPALSIAMLFAKGKSMVKNAKDLRAKESDRIKAVVSNFKALGIECEEFEDGFYIEGLGDISPLKQRFSRIKPPIIKSFNDHRIAMSFAVLTLALPLEIDNLECANISFPTFQLWLNLFKKRSLNGN is encoded by the coding sequence GTGATAGAGCTTGACATTAACGCCAGCGATAAATCGCTCTCGCACAGAGCCGTTATTTTTAGCCTGCTCGCTCAAAAGCCTTGTTTCGTGCGGAATTTTTTAATGGGAGAAGATTGTTTAAGCTCTTTAGAAATCGCTCAAAATTTAGGGGCTAAAGTGGAAAATACCGCCAAAAATTCTTTTAAAATCACGCCACCAACGGCTATAAAAGAGCCTAACAAGATTTTAAATTGCAACAATTCTGGCACCAGTATGCGTTTATACAGCGGGCTTTTAAGCGCTCAAAAAGGCCTTTTTGTTTTAAGTGGGGACAATTCCCTAAACGCACGCCCCATGAAAAGAATCATTGACCCTTTGAAGGCTTTTGGGGCAAAGATTTTAGGGAGAAAGGATAACCATTTCGCCCCCTTAGCGATTGTAGGGAGTCCCTTAAAAGCTTGCGATTATGAAAGCCCTATCGCTTCAGCTCAAGTCAAAAGCACTTTTATTTTAAGCGCCTTGCAAGCTCAAGGCATAAGCGCCTATAAAGAAAGCGAGCTTAGCCGTAACCACACAGAAATCATGCTTAAAAGTTTGGGGGCTAACATTCACAATCAAGACGGCGTTTTAAAAATTTCACCCCTAGAAAAACCCCTAGAAGCCTTTGACTTTACCATAGCCAATGATCCGTCTAGCGCGTTTTTTTTCGCTCTCGCTTGCGCGATTACGCCAAAAAGCCGCCTTCTTTTAAAAAATGTCTTGCTCAACCCCACTCGCATAGAAGCTTTTGAAGTTTTGAAAAAAATGGGCGCTCATATAGAATATGTTATCCAATCCAAAGATTTAGAAGTTATTGGCGATATTTACATAGAACATGCCCCTTTAAAAGCGATCAATATTGATCAAAATATCGCTAGTCTTATTGATGAAATCCCCGCTTTAAGCATCGCTATGCTTTTTGCAAAAGGCAAAAGCATGGTTAAAAACGCTAAAGATTTACGAGCCAAAGAAAGCGATAGGATTAAAGCGGTTGTTTCTAATTTCAAAGCTTTAGGGATTGAATGCGAAGAATTTGAAGACGGGTTTTATATAGAGGGATTAGGAGATATAAGCCCATTAAAGCAGCGCTTTTCTAGGATTAAACCCCCTATTATCAAGAGTTTCAATGATCACAGGATTGCGATGAGTTTCGCTGTTTTAACTTTAGCGTTGCCTTTAGAAATTGATAATTTAGAATGCGCGAACATTTCTTTCCCAACCTTTCAGCTTTGGCTCAATCTATTCAAAAAAAGGAGTCTCAATGGAAATTAA